From a region of the Tachypleus tridentatus isolate NWPU-2018 chromosome 1, ASM421037v1, whole genome shotgun sequence genome:
- the LOC143240841 gene encoding cuticle protein 10.9-like, with amino-acid sequence MLKVLVLCMLATAAYAGNLLYSAPAVKVIQAPVVAAEKPEPFDFSYDTKDDDGNTQSRQESGDGSGAVTGSYSYADANGLYRRVSFTADADGFKPSIETNEPGTANANPADVQVSVQEAPAVKVKAAPVQKIIKLVHAPYYHAPWAYGYAHA; translated from the exons ATGCTGAAG GTACTTGTTCTGTGTATGTTGGCAACAGCTGCCTATGCTGGTAATCTTTTATACTCTGCCCCAGCTGTTAAGGTCATCCAGGCTCCAGTTGTTGCAGCT GAAAAGCCTGAACCTTTTGACTTCAGCTACGACACCAAGGACGACGATGGTAACACTCAGTCCCGTCAGGAGTCTGGAGATGGAAGTGGCGCCGTCACTGGCAGCTACTCTTACGCAGATGCAAACGGTCTCTACCGACGAGTATCTTTTACAGCTGATGCTGATGGATTCAAGCCATCCATTGAAACTAATGAACCGGGTACTGCGAATGCCAACCCTGCTGATGTCCAGGTGTCAGTTCAGGAAGCCCCTGCAGTTAAGGTGAAGGCTGCCCCTGTTCAAAAAATCATCAAACTCGTACATGCTCCTTACTATCACGCTCCTTGGGCCTACGGCTATGCCCACGcctaa